A single genomic interval of Pelagerythrobacter marensis harbors:
- the feoB gene encoding ferrous iron transporter B, translated as MTRQRTAALVGNPNAGKSALFNALTGARQKIANYPGVTVERKAGRLILPSGEPLELIDLPGSYSFDAASPDEEVTRKVVHGEFPGEVLPEVLVIVLDAANLEQHLVFAQEVIALGRPTVVALNMIDLAERDGLTLDPAALSQALGVPVIPTVAVRRKGLAELAEAIARAEVTAGEGGADAQPRQHMTLPERRLAARHMAKAAVLSESARHRLHTGLDKVLLHPWLGVPILFVLLFVMFQAVFAWATPFADGLEAGVGAISEWVVATFPGGFLRDLVTEGVLAGVGSVVVFLPQIVILFAFILVMEASGYMARAAYIMDRLMARVGLSGKSFIPLLSSFACAIPGIMATRSIADPKDRLTTILVAPLMTCSARLPVYALIIAAVIPNTTVGPGVGLQGLVLFALYVAGIFGAMVVALVLRRTVAQGSASGFIMELPRYQMPRLRDLGIGLWQRAWVFLRRAGTIIFMATIVLWVLLTFPKAEPGESQIDASIAGRLATGVHAVVEPIGFNREMALALVPAMAAREVAVSSLATTYAVASDDEEETAMALEEEVAARWSLPTALAFLAWFVFAPQCLSTIAVARRETNGWKWPMFMVGYLFALAYVFAGATYWIAVAAGL; from the coding sequence ATGACCCGGCAACGCACCGCCGCGCTGGTCGGCAATCCCAATGCCGGCAAGAGCGCGCTGTTCAACGCGCTGACCGGCGCGCGCCAGAAGATCGCCAACTATCCGGGCGTCACCGTCGAGCGCAAGGCGGGGCGGCTGATCCTGCCTTCGGGCGAGCCGCTGGAACTGATCGACCTGCCCGGATCGTATTCGTTCGATGCGGCCAGCCCCGATGAGGAGGTGACCCGCAAGGTCGTTCACGGCGAATTTCCGGGCGAAGTGCTGCCCGAAGTGCTGGTGATCGTCCTCGACGCGGCCAATCTGGAACAGCACCTGGTTTTCGCGCAGGAAGTGATCGCGCTGGGCCGCCCCACCGTGGTCGCGCTGAACATGATCGACCTGGCGGAACGCGACGGGCTGACGCTCGACCCCGCCGCGCTGTCGCAGGCGCTGGGCGTGCCGGTGATTCCGACCGTCGCCGTGCGGCGCAAGGGGCTGGCCGAACTGGCCGAGGCGATCGCGCGGGCCGAAGTGACGGCGGGCGAGGGCGGGGCGGACGCGCAGCCGCGCCAGCACATGACTTTGCCCGAACGGCGGCTGGCCGCGCGGCATATGGCGAAGGCGGCGGTCCTGTCCGAATCGGCGCGTCACCGGCTTCACACCGGGCTGGACAAGGTTCTGCTGCACCCCTGGCTGGGGGTGCCGATCCTGTTCGTGCTGCTGTTCGTGATGTTCCAGGCGGTCTTCGCCTGGGCGACGCCGTTCGCCGACGGGCTGGAGGCGGGCGTCGGGGCGATATCCGAATGGGTTGTTGCGACTTTCCCCGGCGGTTTCCTGCGCGACCTGGTGACCGAAGGCGTGCTTGCCGGCGTCGGTTCGGTGGTCGTCTTCCTGCCGCAGATCGTGATCCTGTTCGCTTTCATCCTGGTGATGGAAGCGAGCGGATATATGGCCCGTGCGGCCTATATCATGGACCGGCTGATGGCCCGCGTCGGCCTGTCGGGCAAGAGCTTCATCCCGCTGCTGTCGAGCTTCGCCTGCGCGATCCCCGGGATCATGGCGACGCGCAGCATCGCCGATCCGAAAGACCGGCTGACGACGATCCTGGTCGCTCCGCTGATGACCTGTTCGGCGCGCCTGCCGGTCTATGCGCTGATTATCGCGGCGGTCATTCCCAACACCACGGTCGGGCCGGGCGTCGGCCTGCAGGGGCTGGTCCTGTTCGCGCTCTATGTCGCCGGGATCTTCGGCGCGATGGTGGTCGCGCTGGTTCTGCGGCGCACCGTGGCGCAGGGTTCGGCCAGCGGCTTCATCATGGAGCTGCCGCGTTACCAGATGCCGCGCCTGCGCGACCTCGGCATCGGGCTGTGGCAGCGCGCCTGGGTGTTCCTCCGCCGCGCGGGCACGATCATCTTCATGGCGACGATCGTGCTGTGGGTCCTGCTGACCTTTCCCAAGGCCGAGCCGGGGGAAAGCCAGATCGACGCTTCCATCGCCGGGAGGCTGGCGACCGGGGTCCATGCCGTGGTCGAACCGATCGGCTTCAACCGCGAAATGGCGCTGGCGCTGGTGCCCGCAATGGCGGCGCGCGAGGTCGCGGTATCCTCGCTCGCTACGACTTACGCGGTTGCGTCCGACGACGAGGAGGAGACCGCGATGGCGCTGGAAGAGGAAGTCGCCGCGCGCTGGAGCCTGCCGACCGCGCTCGCCTTCCTCGCCTGGTTCGTTTTCGCGCCGCAGTGCCTTTCGACGATCGCGGTCGCCCGGCGCGAAACCAACGGCTGGAAATGGCCGATGTTCATGGTCGGCTATCTCTTCGCGCTCGCCTATGTCTTCGCCGGCGCGACATACTGGATCGCAGTCGCCGCCGGGCTTTAG
- a CDS encoding 3-hydroxyacyl-CoA dehydrogenase NAD-binding domain-containing protein, protein MTSPIRTERHDNVLVIVSDNPPVNALGQAVRAGLAAGIEEALADDAVEAVVIRCDGRTFFAGADITEFGKPPQGPSLPETLDKLEASDKPVVAAIHGTALGGGCEVALACHYRVAVPSAKLGLPEVKLGLIPGAAGTQRLPRLIGAEAALPMVATGDPIPAKKAQAIGLVDELVGEDSLEADAIAFARSKIGQPVPRTSEGTANQDGVKNPAIFDEFRQKNARKMRGFDAPNAAIEAVRAAGELPYAEGVKKERELFAKLMDGTQSKAMRHYFFAERAANKIDDVPADTPLIPVKKVGVIGAGTMGGGIAMNFLSAGIPVTILEMKQEALDRGTGVMRKNYENTAKRGRMTAEQVEAAMGLLTPTLDYADLADCDLVIEAVYENMDVKKEVFAKLDEVVKQGAILASNTSYLDIDEIATATKRPGYVLGLHFFSPANIMKLLEIVRGAKTRDDVLATAMNLSRKIGKVAAVSGVCPGFIGNRMLSRRQEQANQLIMEGANYWEVDDVLLEFGFPMGPFQMGDLAGIDIGWHRDPSKVTTVREALCAVGRFGQKAGKGFYDYDEARNRTPSDEVKAIIADFATREGHEQREISKDEIRERLLYPMVDEGAKILDEKMAQRASDIDVVWINGYGWPLYTGGPMFWADTVGLDTVVAGLEKHGLPVSDYLRGKAERGERFTG, encoded by the coding sequence ATGACATCGCCCATTCGCACCGAACGGCACGACAACGTGCTCGTGATCGTTTCCGACAATCCGCCCGTGAACGCCCTGGGCCAGGCCGTGCGCGCCGGGCTGGCGGCTGGTATCGAGGAGGCCCTGGCCGACGATGCCGTGGAAGCCGTGGTGATTCGCTGCGACGGACGGACGTTCTTCGCCGGTGCCGATATCACCGAATTCGGCAAGCCGCCGCAGGGTCCGAGCCTGCCGGAAACGCTCGACAAGCTGGAAGCGAGCGACAAACCGGTGGTGGCCGCAATCCATGGCACCGCGCTCGGCGGCGGGTGCGAGGTCGCGCTTGCCTGCCACTACCGCGTGGCAGTGCCGAGCGCGAAGCTGGGCCTGCCCGAAGTGAAGCTCGGCCTGATCCCCGGTGCCGCGGGCACGCAGCGCCTGCCGCGCCTGATCGGCGCCGAAGCTGCCCTGCCCATGGTCGCGACCGGCGATCCGATCCCGGCAAAGAAAGCGCAGGCGATCGGGCTGGTCGACGAACTGGTGGGCGAAGACAGCCTCGAAGCCGACGCGATCGCCTTCGCCCGCTCGAAGATCGGCCAGCCGGTGCCGCGCACGTCCGAGGGCACGGCGAACCAGGACGGGGTGAAGAACCCCGCCATCTTCGACGAATTCCGACAGAAGAACGCGCGCAAGATGCGCGGGTTCGACGCGCCCAACGCCGCGATCGAGGCGGTCCGCGCGGCCGGCGAACTGCCCTATGCCGAAGGGGTGAAGAAAGAGCGCGAGCTGTTCGCCAAGCTGATGGACGGCACGCAGTCCAAGGCCATGCGCCACTATTTCTTCGCCGAACGCGCGGCCAACAAGATCGACGATGTGCCGGCCGACACGCCGCTGATCCCTGTAAAGAAAGTCGGCGTGATCGGCGCCGGCACGATGGGCGGCGGGATCGCGATGAACTTCCTGTCCGCCGGCATTCCGGTGACGATCCTGGAAATGAAGCAGGAAGCGCTCGACCGCGGCACCGGGGTCATGCGCAAGAACTACGAGAACACCGCGAAGCGCGGGCGGATGACGGCCGAGCAGGTCGAAGCGGCGATGGGCCTGCTCACCCCCACGCTCGATTATGCCGATCTCGCCGATTGCGATCTCGTGATCGAGGCGGTGTACGAGAACATGGATGTGAAGAAGGAGGTGTTCGCCAAGCTGGACGAAGTGGTGAAGCAGGGCGCAATCCTGGCTTCCAACACCAGCTATCTCGACATCGACGAGATCGCCACCGCGACAAAGCGCCCGGGCTATGTTCTCGGCCTGCACTTCTTCAGCCCGGCCAACATAATGAAGCTGCTGGAAATCGTGCGCGGGGCGAAAACGCGCGACGACGTGCTGGCGACCGCGATGAACCTGTCGCGCAAGATCGGCAAAGTCGCGGCCGTTTCGGGCGTCTGCCCCGGCTTCATCGGCAACCGTATGCTGTCCAGGCGGCAGGAGCAGGCGAACCAGCTGATCATGGAAGGCGCGAACTATTGGGAAGTGGACGACGTCCTGCTCGAGTTCGGTTTCCCGATGGGGCCGTTCCAGATGGGCGACCTCGCCGGGATCGATATCGGCTGGCACCGCGATCCGTCGAAAGTCACCACCGTGCGCGAGGCGCTCTGCGCCGTCGGGCGCTTCGGCCAGAAAGCGGGCAAGGGCTTTTACGACTACGACGAGGCGCGCAACCGCACCCCGTCGGACGAAGTCAAGGCGATCATCGCCGATTTCGCGACCAGGGAGGGGCATGAACAGCGCGAGATTTCGAAGGACGAGATCCGCGAACGCCTGCTCTATCCGATGGTCGACGAAGGCGCGAAGATCCTCGACGAGAAGATGGCCCAGCGCGCCAGCGACATCGATGTCGTCTGGATCAACGGCTATGGCTGGCCGCTCTATACCGGCGGGCCGATGTTCTGGGCCGACACCGTCGGGCTCGACACCGTGGTCGCCGGGCTGGAGAAGCACGGCCTTCCCGTGAGCGACTATCTGCGCGGCAAGGCCGAGCGGGGCGAGCGCTTCACCGGCTAG
- a CDS encoding SDR family NAD(P)-dependent oxidoreductase, producing MSRRLDGKVAVVTGAASGIGRASALLFAREGARVVAFDRAEAVHETADAVRAAGGQALARTGDAGSEDDVAALVAMAGTEFGALHLFFANAGITGGVRGGFFDASPDDWAEVLRVNLIGPFLAVKHAAPAIRDSGGGAIACTASVAGLRSGAGPAQYSASKAGVINLVQTAAQQLAGTGVRINAVLPGLTETGMTRPLYEGARAAGKEDRIGQLNPLLRGGEPEEIAAAALFLLSDEASYVNGQALAVDGGLSSSHPTSRPPGDPNRPSS from the coding sequence ATGAGCCGGCGGCTGGACGGCAAAGTCGCGGTCGTCACCGGTGCAGCCTCGGGCATCGGCCGCGCCAGCGCGCTGCTGTTCGCGCGCGAGGGCGCCCGCGTGGTCGCCTTCGACCGCGCGGAAGCCGTGCACGAAACCGCCGATGCCGTGCGCGCAGCCGGCGGGCAGGCGCTCGCCCGCACCGGCGACGCCGGCAGCGAGGACGACGTGGCCGCGCTGGTCGCCATGGCAGGAACCGAGTTCGGCGCGCTGCACCTGTTCTTCGCCAACGCCGGGATCACCGGGGGAGTGCGCGGGGGGTTCTTCGACGCATCGCCCGACGATTGGGCGGAAGTCCTGCGGGTCAACCTGATCGGCCCGTTCCTGGCGGTGAAGCACGCCGCCCCCGCGATCCGCGACAGCGGCGGCGGCGCGATCGCCTGCACCGCATCGGTTGCCGGCCTGCGCTCGGGCGCCGGCCCAGCGCAATATTCGGCGAGCAAGGCCGGCGTGATCAACCTGGTGCAAACGGCGGCGCAGCAGCTCGCCGGCACCGGGGTGCGGATCAATGCCGTGCTGCCCGGCCTGACCGAAACCGGGATGACCCGCCCGCTCTACGAAGGCGCGCGGGCGGCGGGGAAAGAGGACCGGATCGGCCAGCTCAACCCCCTGCTGCGCGGGGGCGAGCCGGAGGAGATCGCGGCGGCGGCGCTGTTCCTGCTGTCGGACGAGGCAAGCTACGTCAACGGGCAGGCGCTGGCGGTCGACGGCGGGCTGTCGAGTTCGCACCCGACCTCGCGCCCGCCGGGCGACCCGAACCGGCCCAGTTCCTGA
- a CDS encoding TonB-dependent receptor domain-containing protein, with amino-acid sequence MRKRALRHTCALPVLAAALTATSALAQQAEPAPASSETAASGNPVIVVTGSLIRGTPEDAALPVDVISQEELIDQGSPTALDLIKNLPGSSGVLGDSNQFDSRSQGGEGIATVNLRGLGPSRTLILLNGSRLANSPIGVPAVDANLLPSAAIGRIEVLKDGAAATYGSDAIGGVVNFITNKQLDGLVVSGDYRFIDDSDGDWTASAAFGHQGDGLRVLGSFGYQHRSPLAAKDRDFALRPYAENPAGGFTQGGNPSAFLPFAFYPGTFIGLTGGFQVDRGCDDLGGVPVHNSAPTDIDSATRCATQYTPFDLLVEREDRWQAYLEVEVALTDAISAEVTGLLGNTSVSANTSPSYILLNTPTPGLANPIGSQFWVAPNNPGLIAYRAANPDQFPSGANSALLAAGVFRTALLGGHPSFTDQNGIDGAAPVTRDSESTRFTGALRGEHSDAFNWELRGTYHRYTRESTGYDTIIDRVQLALRGLGGEDCDPLTGTPGVGPCMFYNPFSNAIERHPVTGATNPGYDASVANDPAIFDYFTKKSSSRIENTLKVVDFVVSGNTGIALGGGNGIGYAVGAQYRQNDYSAKYGPYNNLDIYPCPASLDFGVDTCPRPIGLFGFLGSDQPNASSQDVRALFAELQIPVGDRIDLQLAARYEDYGGAVGSTFDPKASARVQLTDWLALRGSYQTTFRAPPSNLLTEGDYVTSLQFVGGSFRAVQVNDNPMLVPESAESYGGGVLVDLGRFRASVDYWRYDFADDIAAEPVSGLLNSVFDSTLGSNTPGTAPADCSNPLAARFTFSGGPAGGGCGALTPTLADVTTIDTFYTNGAGLKTSGIDFQASYQGDFAAQGTWGLGLSGSYVIDYETNDFFIGDALIQPGFSAVGKLNYQTTAYPLPEWKVNGHAEIGWARHNARLTVTHIKGYIDQRQQPGDPGYKIPDFTTLDFTVRLGLPFQTDLTLSVLNLLDKEPGFAALDYNYDPFTANPLGRNFKVGIRKHF; translated from the coding sequence ATGAGGAAACGGGCCTTACGGCACACGTGCGCCCTGCCGGTGCTGGCAGCGGCGCTCACCGCCACATCGGCACTGGCGCAGCAGGCGGAGCCGGCGCCGGCAAGCAGCGAGACGGCCGCATCGGGCAACCCCGTCATCGTCGTCACCGGATCGCTTATCCGCGGCACGCCGGAAGATGCCGCGCTGCCGGTCGACGTGATTTCGCAGGAAGAGCTGATCGACCAGGGTTCGCCGACCGCGCTCGACCTGATCAAGAACCTGCCGGGATCGAGCGGGGTCCTGGGCGATTCGAACCAGTTCGATTCGCGCTCGCAGGGCGGCGAAGGGATCGCGACCGTGAACTTGCGCGGGCTCGGCCCCTCGCGCACGCTGATCCTGCTCAACGGCAGCCGCCTGGCCAATTCGCCGATCGGGGTTCCGGCGGTCGATGCCAATCTCCTGCCGTCCGCGGCGATCGGGCGGATCGAGGTGCTCAAGGACGGCGCGGCCGCGACCTACGGGTCGGACGCGATCGGCGGCGTGGTCAACTTCATCACCAACAAGCAGCTCGACGGGCTGGTCGTCAGCGGCGACTATCGTTTCATCGACGATTCGGACGGCGACTGGACCGCGTCGGCGGCGTTCGGGCACCAGGGCGACGGGCTGCGCGTGCTGGGCAGCTTCGGGTATCAGCACCGCTCCCCCCTCGCGGCGAAAGACCGCGACTTCGCGCTCCGCCCCTATGCGGAAAACCCCGCGGGCGGCTTCACCCAGGGCGGCAATCCCAGCGCCTTCCTGCCTTTCGCGTTCTACCCGGGGACGTTCATCGGCCTGACCGGCGGCTTCCAGGTCGATCGGGGCTGCGACGATCTGGGCGGGGTGCCGGTGCACAATTCGGCGCCGACCGATATCGACAGCGCCACGCGCTGCGCCACGCAATACACGCCCTTCGACCTGCTGGTCGAACGTGAGGACCGCTGGCAGGCCTATCTCGAAGTCGAAGTGGCGCTGACCGACGCGATCAGCGCCGAAGTGACCGGGCTGCTCGGCAATACGTCGGTCTCCGCCAATACGTCGCCCAGCTATATCCTGCTCAACACGCCGACCCCCGGGCTGGCCAACCCCATCGGGTCGCAGTTCTGGGTGGCGCCCAACAACCCGGGCCTGATCGCCTATCGCGCGGCCAACCCGGACCAGTTCCCCTCCGGCGCCAACAGCGCGCTGCTGGCGGCCGGGGTGTTCCGCACCGCCCTGCTCGGCGGGCATCCCAGCTTCACCGACCAGAACGGGATCGACGGCGCGGCGCCGGTCACCCGCGACAGCGAATCGACCCGCTTCACCGGCGCGCTGCGCGGCGAACACAGCGATGCGTTCAACTGGGAACTGCGCGGCACATACCATCGCTACACGCGCGAATCGACCGGTTACGACACGATCATCGACCGGGTCCAGCTCGCCTTGCGCGGCCTCGGCGGGGAGGACTGCGATCCGCTGACCGGCACGCCCGGAGTGGGCCCGTGCATGTTCTACAACCCGTTTTCCAACGCGATCGAACGCCATCCGGTCACCGGCGCGACCAACCCGGGCTACGACGCCTCGGTCGCCAACGATCCGGCGATCTTCGATTATTTCACCAAGAAATCGAGCAGCCGGATCGAGAACACGCTGAAAGTCGTGGACTTCGTGGTCAGCGGCAACACCGGGATCGCGCTGGGCGGCGGCAACGGGATCGGGTACGCGGTCGGCGCCCAGTACCGCCAGAACGATTACAGCGCGAAATACGGGCCCTACAACAATCTCGACATCTATCCCTGCCCGGCTTCGCTCGATTTCGGGGTCGATACCTGTCCGCGCCCGATCGGCCTGTTCGGCTTCCTCGGTTCCGACCAGCCGAATGCCAGCTCGCAGGACGTGCGCGCCCTGTTCGCCGAGCTGCAGATCCCCGTCGGCGATCGCATCGATCTCCAGCTCGCCGCGCGGTACGAGGACTATGGCGGCGCTGTCGGTTCCACTTTCGACCCCAAGGCCAGCGCCCGGGTCCAGCTCACCGACTGGCTGGCGCTGCGCGGATCGTACCAGACGACCTTCCGCGCCCCGCCCTCGAACTTGCTGACCGAAGGCGATTACGTCACTTCGCTGCAGTTCGTCGGCGGATCGTTCCGCGCGGTGCAGGTCAACGACAACCCGATGCTCGTTCCCGAAAGCGCCGAAAGCTATGGCGGGGGCGTGCTGGTGGACCTGGGCAGGTTCCGCGCCAGCGTCGATTACTGGCGATACGATTTTGCCGACGACATCGCGGCAGAGCCGGTTTCGGGTCTCCTCAATTCGGTCTTCGACAGCACGCTGGGGTCGAACACGCCGGGCACCGCCCCGGCCGATTGCTCCAACCCGCTGGCGGCGCGGTTCACCTTCTCGGGCGGACCGGCCGGCGGGGGCTGCGGCGCGCTGACGCCCACTCTGGCCGATGTGACCACGATCGACACGTTCTATACCAACGGCGCCGGGCTGAAGACCTCGGGCATAGACTTCCAGGCCAGCTATCAGGGCGACTTCGCGGCGCAGGGCACCTGGGGCCTGGGGCTGAGCGGAAGTTACGTGATCGATTACGAAACCAACGACTTCTTCATCGGCGACGCTCTGATCCAGCCGGGCTTCTCCGCGGTCGGCAAGCTCAATTACCAGACCACCGCCTATCCCTTGCCCGAATGGAAAGTGAACGGCCATGCCGAGATCGGCTGGGCGCGGCACAACGCGCGCCTGACGGTGACCCATATCAAGGGTTATATCGACCAGCGGCAGCAGCCGGGCGATCCGGGATACAAGATCCCCGATTTCACGACGCTCGACTTCACCGTGCGGCTGGGGCTGCCGTTCCAGACCGACCTGACGCTGTCGGTGCTCAACCTGCTCGACAAGGAGCCCGGCTTCGCCGCGCTCGACTACAACTACGATCCGTTCACGGCCAATCCGCTGGGGCGCAATTTCAAGGTCGGCATTCGCAAGCACTTCTGA
- a CDS encoding FeoA family protein translates to MTLDQLDHGQRATVVSVDWASLAPEDGKRLRAMGLDEGASVAVAHRGMFGGADPLAVTVGRMTVALRRAHAAAMEVERA, encoded by the coding sequence ATGACGCTCGATCAGCTCGATCACGGCCAGCGTGCGACCGTCGTTTCGGTCGACTGGGCCAGTCTCGCACCCGAAGATGGAAAGCGCCTGCGCGCCATGGGCCTCGACGAAGGCGCCAGCGTGGCCGTGGCGCATCGCGGCATGTTCGGCGGCGCCGACCCGCTGGCGGTGACGGTCGGCCGGATGACCGTGGCCCTGCGCCGCGCGCACGCCGCCGCGATGGAGGTGGAGCGCGCATGA
- a CDS encoding acyl-CoA thioesterase, whose protein sequence is MEHRVRASEETEEERLEVILRPVANAADTWIGAPGPAMGPRLFGGQAVAQALMAASLEEDAGRLAHSLHCYFLKPGMADEPVEYRVAHLTAGRSFAARRVEAWQGQLCIFSMIASFHRPEPGFRHAVECPYPLDIEGALATLDGWRESDDDSGQHPLVRRLQQRPIEIVPLDPSAVFGGSAHEPRAAWWMRLRRPAQADPAMQRALLAYASDMLFMRNAMLPHGIRPGSRKVQATSLDHALWFHETPDFDRWHLFVSESPWAGGARGLSRGHFFAEDGRMVATAQQENLMRPLGEALERLAEQEQGA, encoded by the coding sequence TTGGAACATCGGGTACGTGCCAGCGAGGAAACGGAAGAAGAGCGGCTGGAGGTCATCCTGCGCCCTGTGGCCAATGCGGCGGACACCTGGATCGGCGCCCCCGGCCCCGCGATGGGGCCGCGCCTGTTCGGCGGGCAGGCGGTCGCCCAGGCCTTGATGGCGGCGTCGCTGGAGGAGGATGCCGGGCGGCTGGCGCATTCGCTGCATTGCTACTTCCTCAAACCCGGCATGGCCGACGAGCCGGTCGAATACCGGGTCGCCCACCTGACCGCCGGCCGCAGCTTCGCCGCCCGGCGGGTGGAGGCCTGGCAGGGCCAGCTGTGCATCTTTTCGATGATCGCCTCTTTCCACCGGCCCGAGCCCGGCTTCCGCCACGCGGTCGAATGCCCCTACCCCCTCGATATCGAGGGCGCGCTGGCGACGCTGGACGGATGGCGCGAAAGCGACGATGACAGCGGCCAGCATCCGCTCGTCCGGCGGTTGCAGCAACGGCCGATAGAGATCGTGCCGCTCGACCCGTCGGCCGTTTTCGGCGGGTCCGCGCACGAGCCCCGGGCCGCATGGTGGATGCGCCTGCGCCGCCCGGCCCAGGCGGACCCGGCCATGCAGCGCGCACTGCTCGCCTATGCCTCCGACATGCTGTTCATGCGCAATGCCATGCTGCCCCACGGCATCCGGCCGGGCAGCCGCAAGGTCCAGGCGACCAGCCTCGACCATGCGCTGTGGTTCCACGAGACGCCCGATTTCGACCGCTGGCACCTGTTCGTCAGCGAAAGCCCCTGGGCGGGCGGCGCGCGCGGGCTCAGCCGCGGGCACTTCTTCGCCGAAGACGGCCGCATGGTCGCGACCGCGCAGCAGGAGAACCTGATGCGCCCGCTCGGCGAAGCGCTGGAACGCCTGGCGGAGCAGGAGCAGGGCGCGTGA
- a CDS encoding SDR family oxidoreductase codes for MSLFDLTGKVAIVTGSSRGIGRAIAEELAAHGAKVVISSRNQESCDEVAAAIEAEHGAGSALALAASISDKAQLEDMFARTREQLGPVDILVCNAASNPHYGSLDAITDEQFRKVLDNNILSNHWLIQLALPDMRAKGDGAVIVISSIGGLRGSPTIGAYNVSKAADFQLVRNYAVENGEHGVRVNAIAPGLVKTDFARALWENPKALAATEARLPMRRIGEPRDIAGAAVYLASPAARWTTGQMVVVDGGATI; via the coding sequence ATGTCGCTATTCGACCTGACCGGAAAAGTCGCCATCGTTACCGGATCGAGCCGCGGGATTGGCCGCGCCATTGCCGAGGAGCTGGCCGCCCACGGCGCGAAAGTCGTGATATCCAGCCGCAACCAGGAAAGCTGCGACGAAGTCGCCGCGGCGATCGAGGCAGAGCACGGGGCCGGCAGCGCGCTCGCGCTGGCCGCGAGCATTTCGGACAAGGCGCAGCTGGAGGACATGTTCGCCCGCACGCGCGAACAGCTCGGCCCGGTCGACATCCTCGTGTGCAACGCGGCGAGCAACCCGCACTACGGCTCGCTCGACGCGATCACCGACGAGCAGTTTCGCAAGGTGCTGGACAACAACATCCTGTCGAACCACTGGCTGATCCAGCTCGCGCTGCCCGACATGCGGGCGAAAGGCGACGGCGCGGTGATCGTCATCAGTTCGATCGGCGGCCTGCGCGGATCGCCGACCATAGGGGCCTACAACGTCTCCAAGGCCGCCGATTTCCAGCTCGTGCGCAACTATGCGGTCGAAAACGGCGAGCACGGCGTGCGCGTCAACGCGATCGCGCCGGGGCTGGTGAAGACCGACTTCGCCCGCGCCCTGTGGGAAAACCCCAAGGCCCTGGCCGCGACCGAGGCGCGCCTGCCGATGCGCCGGATCGGCGAGCCGCGCGACATTGCCGGGGCGGCGGTCTACCTCGCGTCCCCCGCCGCGCGCTGGACCACCGGCCAGATGGTCGTGGTCGACGGCGGGGCAACGATATGA
- a CDS encoding phosphotransferase family protein, translating into MTADRFADLDGEALARWLGQPVSAIAKFPGGQSNPTYRVETATEAMVLRRKPFGKLLPSAHAIEREHRLIAALHPMGMPVARPIALCEDAGVIGAPFYLMELVEGRTFWAGGLPDCAPEERGAIYRAMIETLARLHAIDPQAAGLEDYGAPGNYFARQVGRWTRQYRAAQTDEIADVEWLIEWLPATLPPQERTAIIHGDYRIDNLIFAPDGPQVLAVIDWELSTLGDPLADFAYLAMNWAMPHGERGAQLGGLDLPALGIPTLEEASALYCELTGRSALPDLNWFFAYNLFRLVGIIQGIKKRALDGNASSANAQATGERIVPLARQARAFAERVGA; encoded by the coding sequence GTGACCGCCGACCGCTTCGCCGATCTCGACGGGGAGGCGCTGGCCCGCTGGCTGGGGCAGCCGGTGTCGGCCATCGCCAAGTTTCCGGGCGGCCAGTCGAACCCCACTTACCGCGTGGAGACGGCGACAGAGGCGATGGTCCTGCGACGCAAGCCGTTCGGCAAGCTGCTGCCTTCGGCCCATGCGATAGAGCGCGAGCACCGGTTGATCGCGGCGCTCCATCCGATGGGGATGCCGGTCGCCCGCCCGATCGCCTTGTGCGAGGATGCAGGCGTGATCGGCGCGCCGTTCTACCTGATGGAACTGGTCGAAGGGCGCACGTTCTGGGCGGGGGGCCTGCCCGATTGCGCGCCGGAAGAACGCGGCGCGATCTATCGCGCGATGATCGAAACGCTCGCCCGGCTGCACGCGATCGATCCGCAGGCGGCGGGGCTGGAAGACTATGGTGCGCCGGGCAATTATTTCGCACGCCAGGTGGGCCGCTGGACCCGGCAGTACCGCGCCGCGCAGACCGACGAGATCGCCGATGTCGAATGGCTGATCGAATGGCTTCCCGCCACCCTGCCGCCGCAGGAACGGACCGCGATCATCCACGGCGACTATCGCATCGACAATCTGATTTTCGCCCCTGACGGCCCGCAGGTTCTGGCGGTGATCGACTGGGAGCTGTCGACCCTGGGCGACCCGCTGGCCGATTTCGCCTATCTCGCGATGAACTGGGCCATGCCGCACGGCGAGCGCGGCGCGCAGCTGGGCGGGCTGGACCTCCCGGCGCTCGGCATCCCCACGCTGGAGGAAGCGAGCGCGCTCTATTGCGAACTGACCGGCCGCAGCGCGCTGCCCGACCTCAACTGGTTCTTCGCCTATAACCTCTTCCGGCTGGTCGGTATCATCCAGGGAATCAAGAAACGCGCGCTCGACGGCAATGCCTCCAGCGCCAATGCCCAGGCCACGGGCGAGCGGATCGTGCCGCTTGCCCGGCAGGCGCGGGCCTTTGCCGAACGTGTCGGGGCATGA